Proteins from a single region of Hydra vulgaris chromosome 12, alternate assembly HydraT2T_AEP:
- the LOC100204069 gene encoding alpha-(1,3)-fucosyltransferase 10 isoform X1: MKLILSTRLKNIFLTIITLSTIVYLYLQWSFQSQLSLFESDDLKSNYIKDVAFTVEEEYDVDGQVADSEKTDDKFTELEDGIYHNFEVDRVISPVFEARQYADKNNLPFILWWTPFTGEKGKLKKCFLGECFFTIDRQLYNHSATMALLFYGSNFNSNDLPLPRKKLHEWGLLHEESPKNQALFMFQDIMELFNYTSTFKQQSSYPISTQYIVSESYLLKPSVYTVSEKNLMKETLDLASIAYIQTGCNPPSDRDAYVQELMKYIRVDSYGKCLHNKDLPVELNSPSKMNSKAFIEFIGKYKFVLSFENAICNDYVTEKLFRTLNMGSIPIYKGAPNIRDWLPDDHSAIFVDDFNSPKDLADYINFVDSNSTVYEKYLEYKTIGLRNPILSKALSERQWGVKSFYRMSYVTGFECYVCDQIHSNLKLLQEGKLPIKHQATFEHYGCPKPEKYNYSDIPGSFDWERNIWIWEYEKAKRNSVLLKEKIYSTLE, encoded by the exons atgAAACTTATTTTGAGTACAAGACTGaagaacatatttttaacaataataactttatcaACTATAGTTTACTTATATTTGCAATGGTCATTTCAATCACAGTTGAGTTTATTCGAAAGCGatgatttaaaatcaaattatatcaAAGATGTTGCTTTTACGGTGGAAGAAGAGTATGATGTTGATGGGCAAGTAGCTGATAGTGAAAAAACTGATGACAAGTTTACTGAACTAGAAG atGGAATATATCATAACTTTGAAGTTGATCGAGTTATTTCACCTGTGTTTGAAGCTCGGCAATATgcagataaaaataatttaccattCATACTGTGGTGGACCCCATTCACTGGTGAAAAgggaaaacttaaaaaatgttttttaggagAATGCTTCTTTACCATTGATCGACAATTATACAATCACAGTGCAACAATGGCTTTGTTATTTTATGGGTCTAATTTTAATAGCAACGACCTTCCTTTGCCAagaaaaa agttacATGAGTGGGGATTGTTACATGAAGAATCACCTAAAAATCAAGCGCTATTTATGTTTCAAGACATTATGGAGTTGTTCAATTATACTTCTACCTTCAAGCAACAATCATCTTACCCAATATCAACCCAGTATATAGTTTCAGAATCATACTTACTAAAACCATCAGTATATACagtatctgaaaaaaatttgatgaaggAAACACTAGATTTAGCCTCAATAGCCTATATACAAACTGGGTGCAATCCACCTTCAGATCGCGATGCTTACGTACAAGAGTTAATGAAGTATATTAGAGTGGATTCATATGGTAAATGTCTACACAATAAAGATTTGCCTGTTGAGCTTAATAGTCCGAGCAAAATGAACTCCAAagcttttattgaatttattggGAAATATAAATTTGTTCTTTCATTTGAAAACGCAATATGTAATGACTATGTTACAGAAAAATTGTTTAGAACTCTTAATATGGGTTCAATTCCCATCTACAAAGGTGCTCCTAATATCAGAGATTGGTTACCTGATGATCATTCTGCTATATTTGTTGATGACTTTAACAGCCCTAAAGATCTTGcagattatataaattttgttgattCAAATTCAActgtttatgaaaaatatttagaatacaAAACTATTGGTCTAAGAAATCCTATACTAAGTAAAGCTTTATCTGAAAGGCAATGGGgagtaaaatcattttatcgAATGAGTTATGTTACAGGATTTGAATGTTATGTCTGCGATCAAATACATTCAAATTTAAAGCTTTTGCAAGAAGGAAAATTACCCATTAAACATCAAGCTACTTTTGAACATTATGGGTGTCCTAAACCAGAAAAGTATAATTATTCTGATATTCCCGGTTCATTTGACTGGGAGAGAAATATATGGATATGGGAGTATGAAAAAGCTAAAAGAAATTCTGTGCTCttgaaggaaaaaatttattcaacattAGAATAG